One part of the Streptomyces lienomycini genome encodes these proteins:
- a CDS encoding non-ribosomal peptide synthetase, whose product MSGREPDGAILSLSAAQREIWFAEQRLESTNSVYRVGEYVRINGPLDPELFERAVRRTVGEVDALHVRFVESGDDAQQIVRRAADWPLPHIDVGGQADPSAAATAWMEQDIRRPMDLARGPLFRHALIDLGADCRIWYHSYHHIVMDAFGAQLIARRVADVYTAFAEGRPCGDSPFGSLRGLLDSDSDYRASGRFSEDRRFWSGLFTDRPQTPRLVTPSRTTPTRLLRSTAWLDQSRLERMREVARRARVPWSQPAIAAATAYVHRMTGARDVVVGLPVAARTDVVLRRTPGMTSNVLPLRVSVRPELSIAELVEQVSDRVRDVVSHQRYRGEDVHRDIELPDRVAARYAPLVNVMSFDYDLRFAGRPATVHNLSSGLVGDLTIAVWDRRDGSGLQVDLTAHPEVCDQETLTAHRDRFLTLLNAVTETDPHSPVGRINLLTAAERRRLLLPPVAAPARGATLPELFQVRAAAAPDAPALSLGGIRLSYGELNRRANRLAHLLIARGAGPERIVALALPRSVELIVALLAVTKTGAAYLPLDPAYPESRLAYMLADAEPVLVVTDPGTAPSLSAGIRTIVPDEPATAALLATRPDADPADGNRLRPLRPEHPAYVIYTSGSTGRPKGVLVTHRNVVRLFDATRERFAFDGRDVWTLFHSAAFDFSTWEIWGALLHGARLVVVPYEVSRTPGQLLRLLVDERVTVLSQTPSAFYQLMQADREDPAPGEGLVLRTVVFGGEALRPDRLRPWYERHADRAPTLVNMYGITETTVHVTRHELDSAQAATETSVVGTGLPDLRTYVLDPGLQPVPPGAAGELYVAGAGLARGYLRRPGLTAQRFVADPYGPPGTLMYRTGDVARWNTDGLLEYQGRSDDQVKVRGFRIEPGEVEAALAEHEGVAQVAVLVRRDRRDDDRLVAYVVPAPGTGARPDDLRAFARGRLPEHMVPASVVLIGRLPLTPNGKLDRAALPAPEHAPAQGPRKPARTPREQVVCELFAEILGVAEVGADDNFFDLGGHSVLATRLTGRLRAAYGLELGLRALFESATPAEIARRLDDAAPARPALVRAARPATLPLSFAQRRLWFLHQLDGPNATYNTPFVLRLSGQVDRAALRAALGDVVARHESLRTVVRERDGAARQVVLAEVVTPFVEREAGRADLTARVAEASRRRFDLAVEPPVRAELLTLSSHEHVLLLVLHHIAADGWSIGPLSRDLATAYGARSRGEPPELPELPVQYADYTLWQRDLLGDPEDADSLFAAQVDYWKGQLAGLPECVDLPTDRPRPAVASHRGDYVAASIGADLHRRLLETARAGNASLFMVLMAGLAALLSRLGVGPDVPVGSPIAGRTDPALDDLVGLFVNTQVIRTDTSGNPSFTELVARVREAALAAHAHQDVPFEHLVEVLSPTRSLAHHPLFQVVLALQNAGAPDFTLPGLRVSSELGRTGTAKFDLFLSLTEEYDAEGRPAGVHGLVEYAGDLFEPGTVRTLWERWVRLLDAAVTAPDVPVGRASLLTPAERERILRQGTGPSRPAPDRGLPALFEALADAEPDAVAVVSGGTTLTRSALNARANRLAHTLRARGVGRGDTVALRLDRSVDAVVAILAVLKAGATYVPLDSRLPRARRELVLRESRSVLVVTAAGAAAPDGVPHLDVDDPVTATGPATNPGVPAEPADAAYIMYTSGSTGRPKGIAVTHANIVGLASDPCWSDAAHERVLLHSPLAFDASTYELWVPLLRGGRIVVAPAGDLDVPALAELIGGSGVTGLWLTAALFDLMAEHEPDCFAAVRQVWAGGEALSPSAVGRVLAACPDTVVVNGYGPTETTTFATCRPTRAPFSDAAGIPIGRPMAGNLVRVLDTDLHPVPEAVVGELYIAGSGVARGYVGQPALTAERFVADPFGPPGTRMYRTGDLVRWTGGGDLEFTGRSDDQVKLRGFRIEPAEIEAVLTGHPDVVRAAVLARPDHTGGPRLVAYVVTGTDTAAVRAHAAERLPDYMVPSAFVALPELPLTPNGKVDRAALPEPAAPVTGRREPRTPREKLLCDLFSQALGLAAVGPDDDFFALGGDSILSIRLVSQARAAGLDAGVRDVFEHRTAARLAEVVGDLSAPRPPEESGHGDGVVQPSPIMCWLEDRGGPIERFSQSLLLRTPDGLGRDALVAAVATLTRHHDALRGRLAPATPGERRSLEIRPAGTVSASESVHVVDVTGHSAGQLRTCVEREAEAATAWLSPREGRLARYVWFDAGPGRPGRLLILVHHLAVDGVSWRILVPDLLAALTGGRLHPVGTSVRGWSRLLRSRALLPEVVAELPWWKRTLSGADPLMTARSLDPARDVFGTAEQLTTTLPPDVTEPLLTSVPTAFHAGVQDVLLTALALALGHFRRERGHGEDGGVLIDVEGHGRDEDGSGADLSRTVGWFTCLYPARLDPGAHAWEDVTSGGAGVDAACKRVKEQMRAVPGHGRGYGLLRYLNTDTAAELAGLPLPQIGFNYVGRFPAPGAPLVPEHPRWQVADEIGLVGGSDPGLPLAHGLEVNAAVRDHADGPRLTATWTWAPGMWPEADVRAVADHWFQALRGLARHGSGQGSGGFTPSDFPLVGLDQHDVEQLEDLWRSR is encoded by the coding sequence TTGTCTGGTCGTGAGCCCGACGGTGCGATTCTTTCCCTGTCGGCCGCACAGCGTGAGATCTGGTTCGCCGAGCAGCGCCTGGAATCCACGAACAGTGTGTACCGGGTCGGGGAATACGTGCGGATCAATGGCCCGCTCGATCCCGAACTGTTCGAACGCGCGGTGCGTCGGACGGTCGGCGAGGTCGACGCCCTGCACGTCCGGTTCGTCGAATCCGGCGACGACGCCCAGCAGATCGTACGGCGGGCGGCCGACTGGCCGCTGCCGCACATCGACGTCGGCGGGCAGGCCGATCCCTCGGCCGCGGCGACGGCGTGGATGGAGCAGGACATCCGCCGGCCGATGGACCTCGCCCGCGGCCCACTGTTCCGGCACGCGCTGATCGACCTCGGCGCCGACTGCCGCATCTGGTACCACAGTTACCACCACATCGTCATGGACGCCTTCGGCGCCCAGCTCATCGCCCGGCGCGTGGCGGACGTCTACACCGCTTTCGCCGAGGGGCGGCCCTGCGGCGATTCGCCCTTCGGTTCGCTACGCGGACTGCTCGACAGCGACTCCGACTACCGCGCCTCCGGTCGGTTCTCCGAGGACCGGAGATTCTGGTCCGGTCTGTTCACCGACCGGCCGCAGACCCCGCGGCTCGTCACCCCCTCGCGGACGACACCCACGCGGCTGCTGCGCAGCACCGCCTGGCTCGACCAGTCCCGCCTGGAGCGCATGCGGGAGGTCGCGCGCCGGGCCAGGGTGCCGTGGTCCCAGCCGGCGATCGCGGCGGCCACGGCCTACGTGCACCGGATGACCGGCGCCCGCGACGTGGTGGTGGGACTGCCCGTCGCGGCGCGCACCGACGTCGTACTGCGCCGCACGCCGGGCATGACGTCGAACGTCCTGCCGCTGCGCGTGTCGGTCCGGCCGGAGCTGAGCATCGCCGAACTGGTCGAGCAGGTGAGCGACCGGGTCCGTGACGTCGTGTCCCACCAGCGGTACCGCGGGGAGGACGTGCACCGGGACATCGAGTTGCCGGACCGGGTCGCGGCCCGCTACGCACCGCTGGTCAACGTCATGTCGTTCGACTACGACCTGCGGTTCGCCGGCCGTCCGGCCACCGTGCACAACCTCTCCTCCGGTCTCGTGGGCGACCTGACGATCGCCGTGTGGGACCGGCGGGACGGCTCCGGCCTCCAGGTCGACCTGACCGCGCACCCCGAGGTCTGCGACCAGGAGACGCTCACGGCGCACCGGGACCGGTTCCTGACCCTGCTGAACGCGGTCACCGAGACCGACCCGCACTCCCCCGTGGGCCGGATCAACCTCCTGACCGCTGCCGAACGCCGCCGGCTGCTGCTGCCGCCCGTCGCGGCACCCGCGCGCGGCGCCACCCTGCCGGAGCTGTTCCAGGTCCGGGCCGCGGCCGCCCCCGACGCACCGGCCCTCTCCCTCGGTGGTATCCGGCTGTCCTACGGCGAGCTGAACCGGCGGGCGAACCGCCTCGCACATCTGCTGATCGCCCGCGGGGCCGGACCGGAACGGATCGTCGCGCTGGCCCTGCCACGCTCCGTGGAGCTGATCGTCGCGCTGCTGGCCGTCACCAAGACGGGAGCGGCCTATCTGCCGCTCGACCCCGCCTACCCGGAGTCCCGGCTGGCGTACATGCTGGCGGACGCCGAGCCGGTCCTGGTCGTCACCGATCCCGGCACCGCACCGTCGCTGTCGGCCGGCATCCGGACAATCGTGCCGGACGAGCCCGCCACGGCCGCCCTGCTCGCCACCCGGCCGGACGCGGACCCCGCCGACGGCAACCGGTTGCGCCCACTGCGGCCGGAGCACCCCGCGTACGTCATCTACACCTCGGGCTCCACCGGCCGCCCCAAGGGCGTACTCGTCACCCATCGCAACGTCGTCCGATTGTTCGACGCGACGCGGGAACGGTTCGCCTTCGACGGCCGGGACGTGTGGACGCTGTTCCACTCGGCCGCCTTCGACTTCTCCACCTGGGAGATCTGGGGCGCGCTGCTGCACGGGGCGCGTCTGGTCGTCGTGCCGTACGAGGTCAGCCGCACGCCGGGGCAGTTGCTGCGGCTGCTGGTCGACGAGCGTGTCACGGTCCTCAGTCAGACGCCGTCCGCCTTCTACCAGTTGATGCAGGCGGATCGCGAGGATCCCGCGCCGGGCGAGGGGCTGGTGCTGCGCACGGTCGTCTTCGGCGGCGAGGCACTGCGCCCGGACCGGCTGCGGCCCTGGTACGAACGCCATGCGGACCGCGCGCCGACGCTGGTCAACATGTACGGCATCACCGAGACCACCGTGCACGTCACCCGGCACGAACTGGACAGCGCGCAGGCGGCCACGGAGACAAGCGTCGTCGGCACCGGGCTGCCCGACCTTCGCACCTACGTCCTGGATCCGGGCCTGCAACCCGTTCCGCCGGGTGCCGCGGGCGAACTGTACGTCGCCGGCGCCGGACTGGCCCGGGGCTACCTGCGCCGCCCGGGGCTGACCGCGCAGAGGTTCGTCGCCGACCCCTACGGGCCGCCCGGCACCCTCATGTACCGCACCGGGGACGTGGCCCGCTGGAACACGGACGGACTGCTCGAGTACCAGGGCCGGTCCGACGACCAGGTGAAGGTCCGCGGCTTCCGCATCGAGCCCGGCGAGGTGGAGGCCGCTCTGGCGGAGCACGAGGGTGTCGCCCAGGTGGCGGTGCTGGTCCGCCGGGACCGGCGCGACGACGACCGGCTCGTGGCCTACGTGGTGCCCGCCCCGGGGACCGGGGCACGACCGGACGACCTGCGCGCCTTCGCCCGCGGCCGGCTGCCCGAGCACATGGTGCCCGCGTCGGTGGTCCTGATCGGCCGGCTCCCCCTGACGCCGAACGGCAAACTCGACCGGGCGGCGCTGCCCGCGCCGGAACACGCCCCCGCGCAGGGGCCGAGGAAACCGGCCCGGACACCGCGCGAACAGGTCGTGTGCGAGCTGTTCGCCGAGATCCTCGGTGTGGCCGAGGTCGGTGCCGACGACAACTTCTTCGATCTGGGCGGTCACTCGGTGCTGGCGACCCGGCTGACCGGACGGCTGCGGGCGGCCTACGGGCTGGAACTGGGGCTGCGCGCCCTGTTCGAGTCGGCGACTCCGGCCGAGATCGCCCGGCGCCTGGACGACGCGGCGCCCGCCCGTCCGGCGCTGGTCCGGGCCGCGCGCCCGGCCACGCTGCCCTTGTCGTTCGCGCAGCGGCGGCTGTGGTTCCTGCACCAGCTCGACGGGCCGAACGCCACCTACAACACGCCGTTCGTGCTGCGGCTGTCGGGGCAGGTGGACCGCGCCGCGCTGCGGGCGGCGCTGGGGGACGTCGTCGCCCGGCACGAGAGTCTGCGCACCGTCGTCCGCGAACGGGACGGCGCCGCCCGCCAGGTGGTGCTGGCCGAGGTCGTGACGCCGTTCGTCGAACGGGAGGCCGGCCGGGCGGACCTGACGGCGCGGGTGGCCGAGGCGTCCCGCCGCCGGTTCGACCTCGCCGTCGAGCCGCCGGTCCGGGCCGAGCTGCTCACGCTCTCGTCGCACGAGCACGTCCTGTTGCTCGTGCTGCATCACATCGCCGCCGACGGCTGGTCCATCGGCCCCCTCTCCCGGGACCTGGCCACCGCCTACGGCGCCCGCAGCCGGGGCGAGCCGCCCGAGCTGCCCGAACTCCCGGTGCAGTACGCCGACTACACCCTGTGGCAGCGGGACCTGCTCGGAGACCCCGAGGACGCGGACAGCCTGTTCGCCGCCCAGGTCGACTACTGGAAGGGGCAGTTGGCGGGCCTGCCGGAGTGCGTCGACCTGCCCACCGACCGACCGCGGCCCGCCGTCGCCTCCCACCGCGGCGACTACGTGGCCGCCTCGATCGGCGCGGACCTGCACCGCAGGCTGCTGGAGACGGCCCGGGCCGGCAACGCGAGCCTGTTCATGGTGCTGATGGCGGGACTGGCCGCCCTGCTGTCCCGGCTCGGCGTCGGCCCGGACGTCCCGGTCGGCAGCCCGATCGCGGGCCGGACCGACCCGGCGCTCGACGATCTGGTGGGCCTGTTCGTCAACACCCAGGTCATCCGCACCGACACGTCGGGCAACCCGTCGTTCACCGAGCTGGTGGCCAGGGTGCGGGAGGCGGCGCTGGCCGCCCACGCCCACCAGGACGTGCCGTTCGAGCACCTCGTCGAGGTGCTCAGTCCCACGCGTTCCCTGGCCCACCACCCGCTGTTCCAGGTCGTGCTGGCGCTGCAGAACGCCGGCGCCCCCGACTTCACGCTGCCGGGCCTGCGGGTGTCGTCGGAGCTGGGCCGCACCGGCACCGCCAAGTTCGACCTCTTCCTCAGTCTCACCGAGGAGTACGACGCCGAGGGCCGGCCGGCCGGTGTCCACGGGCTCGTCGAGTACGCCGGCGACCTGTTCGAACCGGGAACCGTCCGGACCCTGTGGGAGCGCTGGGTGCGTCTGCTCGACGCCGCCGTCACCGCACCCGACGTCCCGGTGGGGCGGGCCTCGCTGCTGACGCCGGCGGAGCGGGAACGGATTCTCCGCCAGGGCACCGGACCGAGCCGTCCGGCCCCCGACCGAGGTCTGCCGGCCCTGTTCGAGGCACTCGCCGACGCCGAACCGGACGCGGTGGCGGTCGTCTCCGGGGGCACCACCCTGACCCGCTCCGCCCTCAACGCCCGCGCGAACCGGCTCGCCCACACCTTGCGGGCTCGCGGAGTGGGGCGGGGCGACACGGTCGCGCTGCGGCTCGACCGGTCCGTCGACGCGGTGGTCGCGATCCTCGCGGTACTCAAGGCCGGCGCCACCTACGTGCCCCTGGACTCCCGGCTCCCCCGGGCGCGACGGGAACTCGTACTGCGCGAGTCCCGGTCCGTCCTGGTGGTCACCGCGGCGGGCGCCGCCGCGCCGGACGGTGTGCCCCACCTCGACGTGGACGACCCGGTCACGGCGACCGGCCCGGCCACGAACCCCGGTGTGCCCGCCGAGCCGGCCGACGCCGCCTACATCATGTACACCTCCGGTTCCACCGGCCGGCCCAAGGGCATCGCCGTCACCCACGCGAACATCGTCGGACTCGCCTCGGACCCCTGCTGGTCGGACGCCGCCCACGAGCGGGTACTGCTCCACTCCCCCCTGGCCTTCGACGCGTCCACGTACGAGCTGTGGGTGCCCCTGCTGAGGGGCGGCCGGATCGTCGTCGCACCCGCTGGCGACCTGGACGTGCCCGCGCTGGCGGAGCTGATCGGCGGTTCCGGGGTGACCGGTCTGTGGCTGACCGCCGCGTTGTTCGACTTGATGGCGGAACACGAGCCGGACTGCTTCGCCGCGGTGCGGCAGGTCTGGGCGGGCGGTGAGGCGCTGTCGCCCTCCGCGGTCGGCAGGGTCCTCGCCGCCTGCCCCGACACGGTGGTGGTCAACGGCTACGGCCCCACGGAGACGACCACGTTCGCCACTTGCCGGCCGACGCGCGCCCCGTTCTCGGACGCCGCGGGCATACCGATCGGCCGCCCCATGGCGGGCAACCTGGTCCGCGTCCTGGACACCGATCTGCATCCGGTGCCCGAGGCCGTCGTCGGCGAGCTGTACATCGCCGGATCGGGTGTGGCTCGCGGCTACGTCGGGCAGCCCGCGCTGACCGCGGAGCGGTTCGTCGCCGATCCGTTCGGGCCGCCGGGCACCCGGATGTACCGCACCGGCGACCTGGTGCGGTGGACCGGCGGGGGCGACCTGGAGTTCACCGGACGCTCCGACGACCAGGTCAAGCTCCGCGGCTTCCGGATCGAACCGGCCGAGATCGAAGCGGTACTCACCGGCCATCCGGACGTGGTGCGCGCGGCGGTCCTCGCCCGCCCGGACCACACCGGCGGCCCGCGTCTGGTGGCCTACGTGGTCACGGGCACCGACACGGCCGCCGTGCGGGCCCACGCCGCCGAACGGTTGCCCGACTACATGGTGCCCTCGGCCTTCGTCGCGCTGCCGGAACTCCCCCTGACGCCCAACGGGAAGGTGGACCGGGCCGCCCTGCCCGAGCCCGCGGCGCCAGTCACGGGCCGCCGGGAGCCCCGCACCCCTCGCGAGAAGCTGCTGTGCGACCTGTTCTCCCAGGCCCTCGGACTCGCCGCGGTCGGCCCCGACGACGACTTCTTCGCCCTCGGCGGGGACAGCATCCTGTCGATCCGGCTGGTCTCCCAGGCTCGCGCCGCGGGCCTGGACGCAGGCGTACGGGACGTCTTCGAGCACCGTACGGCCGCGCGGCTGGCCGAGGTCGTCGGCGACCTGTCCGCGCCGCGCCCGCCCGAGGAGAGCGGACACGGTGACGGAGTCGTCCAGCCCTCCCCCATCATGTGCTGGCTGGAGGACCGGGGCGGTCCCATCGAGCGGTTCTCCCAGTCACTGCTGCTGCGGACCCCGGACGGGTTGGGCCGGGACGCCCTTGTCGCCGCCGTCGCCACGCTGACCCGCCACCACGACGCACTGCGCGGGCGCCTGGCACCCGCCACACCGGGTGAGCGCCGATCACTGGAGATCCGCCCGGCGGGCACGGTCTCCGCGTCGGAGTCGGTGCACGTCGTCGACGTGACCGGACACTCCGCCGGCCAACTGCGGACGTGCGTCGAGCGAGAGGCCGAGGCGGCGACGGCGTGGCTGTCGCCGCGGGAGGGACGGCTCGCCCGGTACGTGTGGTTCGACGCCGGTCCCGGCCGCCCCGGTCGGCTGTTGATCCTGGTGCATCACCTCGCCGTCGACGGGGTGTCGTGGCGGATCCTGGTCCCCGACCTGCTGGCCGCGCTCACCGGAGGCCGGTTGCACCCGGTCGGCACATCGGTGCGCGGCTGGTCGCGTCTGCTGCGCTCGCGGGCCCTGCTGCCCGAGGTGGTCGCCGAACTGCCCTGGTGGAAGCGGACGCTGAGCGGCGCCGACCCGCTGATGACCGCCCGGTCCCTGGACCCCGCGCGTGATGTTTTTGGCACCGCCGAGCAGTTGACCACGACACTGCCCCCGGACGTCACCGAGCCTCTGCTCACCAGTGTGCCGACCGCGTTCCACGCCGGGGTCCAGGATGTCCTGCTGACCGCGCTGGCACTGGCGCTCGGGCACTTCCGCCGCGAGCGCGGACACGGAGAGGACGGCGGCGTCCTCATCGACGTGGAGGGCCACGGCCGGGACGAGGACGGCAGCGGTGCCGACCTCTCCCGCACCGTGGGCTGGTTCACCTGCCTGTACCCGGCCCGGCTCGATCCCGGCGCCCACGCCTGGGAGGACGTGACGTCCGGCGGGGCCGGCGTCGACGCCGCCTGCAAGCGGGTCAAGGAGCAGATGCGCGCCGTACCCGGGCACGGCAGGGGCTACGGCCTGTTGCGCTATCTGAACACCGACACGGCGGCGGAACTGGCAGGACTGCCCCTCCCCCAGATCGGTTTCAACTACGTGGGCCGCTTCCCCGCACCCGGCGCCCCGCTCGTCCCGGAACACCCGCGGTGGCAGGTGGCGGACGAGATCGGCCTGGTCGGCGGAAGCGACCCCGGACTGCCGCTCGCACACGGCCTGGAGGTCAACGCGGCCGTCCGGGACCACGCCGACGGCCCCCGCCTGACAGCCACCTGGACCTGGGCTCCCGGCATGTGGCCCGAGGCCGACGTACGTGCCGTCGCGGACCACTGGTTCCAGGCACTGCGCGGACTGGCACGCCACGGCTCGGGACAGGGGAGCGGCGGTTTCACCCCCTCCGACTTCCCGCTCGTCGGACTGGACCAGCACGACGTCGAACAGCTCGAAGACCTGTGGAGGAGTCGGTAA
- a CDS encoding non-ribosomal peptide synthetase encodes MNRANLVDILPLSPMQEGMLFHALYDVDGPDVYMVQQVFDVAGPLDVERLRGAVQALVVRHPNLGVSFSQVSDGQPVQVVPAEVCVPWSVVDLGGLGEDAARVELERLGRREYGRRFDPASGPLLRLMVVRLGRERHCLLLTSHHLLLDGWSTPIVARELFALYAGAVLGRVTPFREFLGWLGRQDVRAARGAWRRELAGLDGATRLVGVEAARVPRLPRRVVVEASAGLSGGLGVRARELGVTVNTLLEAAWGVVLGRATGRRDVVFGSVVSGRSPQVPGVESMVGLFINIVPVRVRLVPSQSLAELVGGLQASRSALDPFQHLGLSEIQRVAGVPDLFDSMMVFENYPWDGPARDVAAGLGSGVVVRPLLERGRDATHYPLTLVVAPGERLYLRLDYRDDLIGQDTARALLERLQRVLGEIAERPQALTGRVDVTSAAERGLLLEERNRTGRAGDLVLLPDQFEAQAAATPGEPAVCFGSQVLSYRELNVRANRLAHALIARGVGPESTVALALPRSPAQVVAILAVLKAGAAHLPLDPGHPAARIRFMLDDARPALCLTSQDIAEHLPRAEATPLLALDDAETAALIDACPAGDPTPEERTGVLGLLSPAYVIYTSGSTGRPKAVQMTGLGVVNMLRWHHDQFGGGPGTRTAQFTAISFDVSVQEVLSTLLTGKTLMVPDEDTRRDMEAFTAWLAEHRVNELFAPHTVLEAVTDAALDTHQPLPDLRHIAQAGEALTPSTRTRSFYRNTPRTLHNHYGPTEAQVLTAHTLPTDPDTWPLTPPLGRPVDNVRVYLLDDTLQPVPPGTPGELYTNTPGLARGYLNQPALTAHRFTADPYGPPGRRMYRTGDLARWNTHGHLEYLGRTDHQLKIRGHRIEPAEIETALTQHPHITQATVQLHHTPTGDPRLIAYTVPTPTPHPTPTPCAPT; translated from the coding sequence ATGAACCGCGCGAACCTGGTCGACATCCTCCCTTTGTCGCCCATGCAGGAGGGGATGCTGTTTCACGCGTTGTATGACGTGGATGGTCCTGATGTGTACATGGTGCAGCAGGTGTTTGATGTTGCGGGGCCGTTGGATGTGGAGCGGTTGCGGGGTGCGGTGCAGGCGTTGGTGGTGCGGCATCCGAATCTGGGGGTGTCGTTTTCGCAGGTGTCGGACGGTCAGCCGGTGCAGGTGGTGCCGGCTGAGGTGTGTGTGCCGTGGTCGGTGGTGGATCTGGGCGGGCTGGGTGAGGATGCGGCCCGGGTGGAGTTGGAGCGGTTGGGGCGGCGCGAGTACGGGCGGCGGTTCGATCCGGCGTCTGGTCCGTTGCTGCGGTTGATGGTGGTGCGGCTGGGGCGGGAGCGGCATTGTCTGCTGCTGACGAGTCATCACTTGTTGTTGGACGGGTGGTCGACGCCGATTGTGGCGCGTGAGCTGTTCGCGTTGTATGCGGGTGCGGTGCTGGGGCGGGTGACGCCGTTCCGGGAGTTTCTGGGGTGGCTGGGGCGTCAGGATGTCCGGGCGGCGCGGGGGGCGTGGCGGCGGGAGCTTGCGGGGCTGGACGGGGCGACGCGGTTGGTGGGGGTGGAGGCGGCGCGGGTGCCGCGGTTGCCGCGGCGGGTGGTGGTGGAGGCGTCGGCGGGGTTGTCGGGTGGGCTGGGGGTGCGGGCGCGGGAGTTGGGGGTGACGGTGAACACGCTGCTGGAGGCGGCGTGGGGGGTGGTGCTGGGGCGGGCGACGGGCCGGCGGGATGTGGTGTTCGGTTCGGTTGTTTCGGGGCGCAGTCCGCAGGTGCCGGGTGTGGAGTCGATGGTCGGGCTGTTCATCAATATTGTTCCGGTGCGGGTGCGGTTGGTGCCGTCGCAGTCGCTGGCGGAGTTGGTGGGCGGGTTGCAGGCGAGCCGGTCGGCGTTGGATCCGTTCCAGCATCTGGGGCTGTCGGAGATCCAGCGGGTGGCGGGTGTCCCGGATCTGTTCGATTCGATGATGGTGTTCGAGAATTATCCGTGGGACGGTCCGGCGCGGGATGTCGCGGCGGGACTCGGCAGCGGTGTGGTGGTGAGGCCGTTGCTGGAGCGGGGCAGGGATGCCACGCATTATCCGCTGACGCTGGTGGTGGCGCCGGGTGAGCGGTTGTATCTGCGTCTGGACTACCGCGACGATCTCATCGGTCAGGACACGGCTCGCGCGTTGCTGGAGCGTCTCCAGCGGGTCCTGGGGGAGATCGCCGAGCGTCCTCAGGCTCTGACGGGCCGCGTGGACGTGACGAGTGCGGCGGAGCGTGGTCTGCTGCTGGAGGAGCGCAACCGGACCGGGCGGGCCGGTGATCTGGTGCTGCTGCCGGATCAGTTCGAGGCGCAGGCGGCGGCCACGCCGGGGGAGCCGGCGGTGTGTTTCGGGTCCCAGGTGTTGTCGTACCGGGAGCTGAACGTGCGGGCGAACCGTCTCGCGCACGCGTTGATCGCCCGCGGGGTGGGTCCGGAGAGCACGGTCGCTCTGGCCCTGCCGCGTTCACCCGCGCAGGTCGTCGCGATCCTCGCGGTCCTCAAAGCCGGTGCCGCGCACCTGCCCCTGGACCCCGGCCATCCCGCCGCGCGTATCCGGTTCATGCTCGACGACGCCCGCCCCGCCCTCTGCCTCACCAGCCAGGACATCGCAGAGCACCTGCCTCGGGCGGAGGCAACCCCTCTCCTGGCCCTGGACGATGCGGAGACGGCGGCACTGATCGACGCGTGCCCGGCCGGTGATCCGACTCCCGAGGAGCGGACGGGGGTGCTGGGGCTGCTGAGTCCGGCGTATGTGATCTACACGTCCGGGTCGACGGGCCGGCCCAAGGCGGTGCAGATGACAGGGCTGGGCGTGGTGAACATGCTGCGCTGGCACCACGACCAGTTCGGCGGGGGCCCGGGGACCCGGACCGCGCAGTTCACCGCGATCAGTTTCGACGTGTCGGTCCAGGAAGTCCTGTCCACCCTCCTGACGGGCAAGACCCTCATGGTCCCCGACGAGGACACCCGCCGCGACATGGAAGCCTTCACCGCCTGGCTCGCCGAGCACCGCGTCAACGAACTCTTCGCCCCCCACACCGTGCTCGAAGCCGTCACCGACGCCGCCCTCGACACCCACCAGCCACTGCCCGACCTGCGGCACATCGCCCAGGCCGGAGAAGCCCTCACCCCCAGCACCCGCACCCGCAGCTTCTACCGGAACACCCCCCGCACCCTCCACAACCACTACGGCCCCACCGAAGCACAAGTCCTCACCGCCCACACCCTGCCCACCGACCCCGACACCTGGCCCCTCACCCCACCCCTGGGCCGGCCCGTCGACAACGTCCGCGTCTACCTCCTGGACGACACCCTCCAACCCGTACCCCCGGGCACCCCCGGCGAGCTCTACACCAACACCCCCGGACTCGCCCGCGGCTACCTCAACCAGCCCGCCCTCACCGCCCACCGCTTCACCGCCGACCCCTACGGCCCCCCCGGCCGGCGCATGTACCGCACCGGCGACCTCGCCCGCTGGAACACCCACGGCCACCTCGAATACCTCGGCCGCACCGACCACCAACTCAAAATACGCGGCCACCGCATCGAACCCGCAGAAATCGAAACCGCCCTCACCCAGCACCCCCACATCACCCAGGCCACCGTCCAACTCCACCACACCCCCACCGGCGACCCCCGCCTCATCGCCTACACCGTCCCCACCCCCACACCCCACCCGACCCCCACACCCTGCGCACCCACCTGA